A genomic window from Denticeps clupeoides chromosome 11, fDenClu1.1, whole genome shotgun sequence includes:
- the lnpep gene encoding leucyl-cystinyl aminopeptidase: MEPFQGERAPFPRNMIENSMFEEEPDVVDLAKETPVYPLDPDEVVYEPRSSRLLVRGLGENDLEEEEEDYESSARLLGMSFMNRSSNLRNTSSPYTRQAPSGFCSMPSPRALVIGVFVLVLAASIAMVVYFLPRCTFTKDGCHQANSSAEVIYPKSSTGELFPWTEMRLPMSVHPLRYDLLLHPNLTTMTFQGSVSITVTAEKETKVVVLHSTDMRIIKTSFQGKELKTLEYKPWQQIAIQLEEELRPGQQYIFTLDYSANLSSSYDGFYNSSYTDTAGIKRVLAATQFEPLAARKAFPCFDEPAFKATFSIKIKREDGYISLSNMRKSKTTPLASGLFQDEFETSVNMSTYLVAFIVANMSSVGRNVSETQVSVYAVPDKKDQTLYALDAAVKLLAFYNTFFGIKYPLSKLDLVAIPDFLAGAMENWGLITFREATLLIGNHSSTLDKQLVTSVIAHELAHQWFGNLVTMKWWNDLWLNEGFATYMQYMSIGKVFPELEIGNEFLSTRFQALAKDSLNSSHAVSAVANTPEQVAEMFDSVSYEKGASILVMLNSALPDGNFQKGIIAYLNKYKWSNAVNQDLWSTMSSVTSQSFDVVQMMSTWTLQKGFPLVTVTRDGPRVKLSQEQFLLAAEQPPDIDRHLWQIPLTYINNSCSNSSACKNLFILKEKTGKLQIAASVKWLKFNYKNEGFYVVDYGVDGWKTLIDALRNDVNVLLPEDRAVLINNIFALSRLGKVSFRQVLNLLDYISNETEAAPITEALVQLEDIYRLLDKRQDLGLVARMETYITDHFGTLMDSQSWEMETSVSKQTLRSALLETSCRLGRQNCRDKAMKLFNQWENSNGTKQIPGDLMRAVFSVAAQSDSGWKTLLSSYKMSLHDSEKRRMLEALASTPDVRKIVWILHAGLQGSDIQTPELPRIVRAVCQNFGGYLFAWDFVKQNWIQLTRKFPIGSFSLQSIIMSTTSQFSTQLHLDEVRDFFSTLKDGSSQMRVVDEAMETIKLNLRWMEKNVETLRRWL; the protein is encoded by the exons ATGGAGCCGTTCCAGGGCG AGCGAGCTCCGTTCCCGAGGAACATGATAGAAAACAGCATGTTTGAGGAGGAACCTGATGTTGTGGACTTGGCAAAAGAAACCCCTGTGTACCCTCTGGATCCGGACGAGGTCGTTTACGAGCCCCGCAGCTCCCGGCTCCTGGTCCGAGGCCTCGGGGAGAACGATctcgaggaggaggaggaggactacGAGTCTTCAGCCCGCCTGCTGGGCATGTCCTTCATGAACCGCAGCTCTAACCTGCGGAACACCTCCTCACCCTACACCCGGCAAGCCCCCTCGGGGTTCTGCTCGATGCCCTCGCCCAGAGCACTGGTGATTGGGGTCTTTGTCCTTGTGCTGGCGGCCTCCATTGCCATGGTTGTCTACTTCCTGCCGCGATGCACATTTACCAAAGATGGCTGCCACCAGGCCAACTCCTCTGCAGAGGTCATCTACCCAAAATCATCCACTGGAGAGTTATTCCCATGGACTGAAATGAGGTTGCCAATGTCTGTGCACCCCCTCCGCTACGACCTCCTCCTGCACCCCAACCTGACCACCATGACCTTCCAGGGCAGTGTCTCCATCACGGTGACTGCTGAGAAGGAGACCAAGGTGGTGGTTCTGCACAGCACCGACATGCGGATCATAAAAACTTCGTTCCAAGGTAAAGAGCTGAAGACTCTGGAATACAAACCCTGGCAGCAGATCGCCAtccagctggaggaggagctcaGGCCCGGGCAGCAGTACATCTTCACCCTGGATTATTCTGCAAACCTGTCCAGCAGCTATGATGGCTTCTACAACAGCTCCTACACAGACACAGCGGGAATCAAAAG AGTTCTGGCTGCCACCCAATTTGAACCATTAGCTGCCCGCAAAGCTTTTCCGTGTTTTGATGAACCTGCATTTAAAGCCACGTTTTCTATTAAGATCAAAAGGGAAGACGGATACATCAGTCTTTCTAACATGCGCAAG TCCAAAACGACTCCATTAGCCAGTGGGCTCTTTCAGGATGAATTTGAAACAAGTGTCAATATGAGCACCTATCTGGTTGCCTTCATTGTGGCCAATATGAGCAGCGTTGGTCGTAACGTCAGTGAGACACAG GTTTCGGTATACGCTGTTCCAGACAAGAAGGATCAAACTCTTTATGCATTGGATGCTGCTGTGAAGTTGCTTGCGTTTTACAACACGTTCTTTGGTATTAAGTATCCCTTGAGTAAGCTAG ATTTGGTGGCCATTCCTGACTTTCTGGCCGGAGCGATGGAAAACTGGGGCCTCATCACATTCCGAGAAGCAACTTTGCTGATTGGTAACCATTCGTCCACACTGGACAAACAATTGGTGACTTCTGTTATTGCACACGAGCTGGCCCATCAG tggtTTGGCAACCTGGTCACCATGAAGTGGTGGAACGACCTTTGGTTAAATGAAGGTTTTGCAACCTACATGCAATACATGTCCATTGGAAAAGTGTTCCCTGAACTTGAAATT GGCAATGAATTCCTCAGCACTCGCTTTCAAGCCTTAGCCAAAGACTCCCTCAACTCTTCCCATGCGGTTTCTGCTGTGGCCAACACCCCAGAGCAGGTTGCAGAAATGTTTGACTCTGTGTCTTATGAGAAG GGTGCTTCAATTCTGGTCATGCTCAATTCGGCGCTTCCTGATGGAAACTTCCAGAAGGGAATCATCGCATATCTGAACAAATACAAATGGAGCAACGCTGTGAATCAGGACCTGTGGAGCACCATGTCTTCG GTGACCAGCCAGTCCTTCGATGTGGTGCAGATGATGAGCACTTGGACCCTTCAGAAGGGTTTCCCATTGGTCACAGTAACCCGTGATGGCCCACGGGTAAAGCTGTCACAGGAGCAGTTCTTGCTTGCTGCTGAACAGCCTCCGGACATTGACAG ACACTTGTGGCAGATCCCCTTGACGTATATCAACAATAGCTGCAGCAATTCTAGCGCCTGTAAGAACCTTTTCATCCTAAAGGAAAAAACAG GCAAGCTACAGATCGCAGCAAGTGTCAAATGGCTGAAATTTAATTACAAGAATGAAGGCTTCTACGTAGTGGACTATGGAGTGGATGGCTGGAAAACTCTGATCGATGCTTTACGCAATGATGTGAATGTTCTTCTTCCAGAAGATCGAGCTGTGCTCATCAACAACATCTTTGCCCTCTCGAG ACTGGGTAAAGTGTCGTTCAGGCAGGTCTTAAACCTCTTAGATTACATTAGCAATGAGACTGAGGCAGCCCCCATCACAGAAGCGCTGGTCCAGCTTGAAGACATCTACAGATTGCTGGACAAGAGACAGGATTTAGGCTTGGTTGCAAGGATGGAG ACATACATCACCGATCATTTTGGCACTTTGATGGACAGCCAGTCATGGGAGATGGAGACATCTGTGTCTAAGCAAACACTGCGATCAGCTCTGCTAGAGACTTCATGCAGGCTTGGCAGGCAAAACTGCAGAGATAAGGCCATGAAGCTTTTTAATCAGTGGGAAAATTCTAATGGGACTAAACA GATCCCGGGTGACCTGATGAGGGCAGTGTTTTCAGTAGCCGCCCAATCTGACAGTGGCTGGAAGACCTTGTTGAGCTCATATAAAATGTCCCTTCACGATTCTGAGAAACGCAGGATGCTGGAGGCCTTGGCCAGCACTCCAGACGTGCGAAAAATTGTGTG GATACTCCATGCTGGTCTTCAGGGCAGTGACATTCAAACCCCAGAACTTCCTCGTATTGTCCGTGCTGTCTGCCAAAATTTTGGGGGCTACCTCTTTGCTTGGGACTTCGTCAAGCAGAATTGGATCCAGCTCACACGAAA GTTTCCCATTGGGTCTTTTTCGCTCCAGAGTATCATCATGTCCACAACCTCACAGTTTTCCACCCAGCTGCACCTGGATGAG GTACGCGACTTCTTCAGCACTCTGAAAGACGGCAGCTCTCAGATGAGGGTTGTTGACGAGGCCATGGAGACGATCAAGCTGAACCTGCGGTGGATGGAGAAAAATGTGGAGACGCTGAGGAGGTGGCTCTAG
- the slc14a2 gene encoding urea transporter 2 → MPGTYHSEGIPENITRFLNISPTEPSSDSSKELYPLMANPVKKTMVEDNKCHGVTRSETFHRIKAKVFTGVSYFSGDMRVFGEWMKDQFILFQILDWVLRGAAQVMFVNNPISGLIIFGGLTLQNRWWALNGFVGTLAATVSALILRQNRGAIAAGLYGYNGILVGLLMAVFSDAGDWYWWLLLPNTFMSMTCPIVSSALGSINSRWDLPVFTLPFNILVCLHMVATGHYNNYFPQVLIQPTSSVPNITWSELDVAKLFRSIPVGIGQVYGCDNPWTGGIFIIALFISSPITCIHATIGSAVGMVSGLALAAPFDKIYFGLWGYNCVLACIAIGGMFYALTWQVHLLAIACAFFCAYLGSAIGNIMSTFGLPACTWPFCLSALTFLLITSETDTIYKLPLAKVTYPEKNLWYFWEMKKAERAEKLKKDQEERLAAEEKEKSLQKRQEAGVPGEKELGPPDTCSVTVEAVEDTQQDASEMEGGDEDVTQHCSTEM, encoded by the exons ATGCCTGGAACATATCACTCAGAG GGGATTCCAGAGAACATCACACGATTCCTCAATATCTCTCCAACTGAACCCTCATCTGACAGTTCAAAG GAACTTTATCCACTAATGGCAAACCCTGTCAAAAAAACGATGGTGGAGGACAACAAATGTCACGGAGTGACTCGGAGTGAGACTTTTCACCGCATCAAAGCCAAGGTATTTACGGGGGTCTCCTACTTCTCTGGAGATATGAGAGTTTTTGGAGAATGGATGAAAG ATCAATTCATCCTGTTCCAAATTCTGGACTGGGTCCTTCGTGGAGCTGCACAGGTCATGTTTGTGAATAATCCCATCAGTGGTTTGATCATTTTTGGAGGCCTGACCCTACAGAATAGGTGGTGGGCCCTTAACGGATTTGTGGGGACCCTTGCTGCAACAGTCTCTGCCCTCATCCTTCGGCAAAACAG GGGTGCCATCGCTGCGGGTCTTTATGGGTACAATGGAATCCTTGTGGGTCTTCTGATGGCAGTTTTCTCAGATGCAGGTGACTGGTACTGGTGGCTCCTGCTCCCAAATACGTTCATGTCGATGACGTG TCCCATCGTTTCAAGCGCCCTCGGCTCCATCAACAGCAGATGGGACCTGCCTGTTTTCACCCTGCCTTTCAACATTCTTGTCTGTCTACACATGGTGGCGACTGGTCATTACAACAACTACTTTCCTCAAGTCCTCATACAACCCACGTCCTCAGTTCCCAACATAACCTGGTCTGAACTGGACGTGGCGAAG CTCTTCCGTTCGATTCCTGTTGGTATAGGCCAGGTGTATGGATGCGATAATCCCTGGACCGGGGGAATATTTATCATTGCCCTCTTCATATCCTCCCCCATCACCTGCATACATGCAACCATTGGGTCAGCGGTCGGCATGGTGTCAG GACTGGCCCTTGCTGCACCTTTTGACAAAATATACTTTGGTTTATGGGGATATAACTGTGTCCTTGCCTGCATTGCCATTGGTGGGATGTTTTATGCACTGACCTGGCAGGTGCATCTTCTGGCCATCGCCTGTG CATTCTTCTGTGCATATCTCGGCTCTGCCATCGGCAACATAATGTCCACT TTTGGTCTACCAGCCTGCACCTGGCCCTTCTGCCTCTCGGCTCTCACCTTCCTACTCATCACCTCGGAGACAGACACTATCTACAAGCTGCCCCTGGCCAAAGTCACCTACCCCGAGAAAAACCTCTGGTACTTCTGGGAAATGAAGAAGGCAGAGCGGGCCGAGAAGTTAAAGAAGGATCAGGAGGAGCGGCTGGCGgcggaggagaaagagaagtcACTGCAGAAGCGACAGGAAGCAGGGGTCCCTGGCGAAAAAGAGCTGGGACCACCTGACACTTGCAGCGTGACAGTGGAGGCGGTCGAAGACACCCAGCAGGACGCTAGtgaaatggaggggggtgacGAAGATGTGACTCAGCATTGCAGCACTGAGATGTAA